From the Candidatus Obscuribacterales bacterium genome, the window ACGCCTCGCAACTCGGCTAGTTTTTCAGCGACAAATCGTACATGAGACGGTTGGTTACGCCGCTCCTTGCGTTTGGGTACGGGCGATAGAAAAGGACAATCTGTTTCGATCAACAGGCGATCGCTGGGTACATGCTGGGCCGAAGCTTGAACCTGGTGGGCGTTTTTAAACGTCACAATGCCGCTAAAGCTGACATAAAACCCTAGATCAAGAAACCCTTGCGTTTCTTCGGGAGTGCCGCTCCAGCAATGCATCACCCCCGATACCGGCCCAACCTGCTCAAAGAACTCCATCAAAATGTGCTGCATAGCTGCGGCAGCATCTCGACAGTGGACAATGATGGGCAAGCCTAGGTGGTGAGCGATCGCTAACTGAGAGCGAAAGACCTCAATCTGTCGATCCTGATCATCCGCCTTGTAGAAATCCAAGCCCATTTCTCCAATGGCAACAACCCGTTGATCAGACTGAGCTAAATCCTGAATTTGAGCAGCAGTCTGGCCTGTCCACTTATCGGTATCGAGAGGATGGAGTCCCACAGCAAAGGAAATTTCTGGAAACCCATCAGCGATCGCCTGAATCCTAGGAAACTCTGATGGCTCAACACAGGAATGAACTAACCGGACAACGCCAGCATCTCGCCAGGCTTGGGCAACATCAGGCAAATCGGCTTGGAAACTCTCAAAGTTTAAATGAACGTGGGTGTCAATCAACTGCATAGATGGACAGACAAAATCTCCGTGGAGAACAACTAGAGGTGAGACACAACGTTCAGAACGATTCTCGATGCAAATCTGCAGAATCTTTAACAGAGTGCAGGCCTATAGCTTACTATCTAGCAAGATCTAGGATGAAGCAGCGGCCATTTTTTCCTTCAGAGCTTTAGCAAGACGTGCCTTTCTACGAGCACCGGTGTTGCTATGGAGCACGCCCCGCTTCACGGCCTTATCGATTTTGCTATAGGCAGCGGAAATGCGCTGTTCTACCTCTTGCTGAGCTTCCGGAGTTGGATTAGCAGCATAGGCATCTAAAGCCGTAAAGTACCGCTTGATAAGCGTTCTGGATGCTGAACGATAGAATTTATTCCGGAGGCGATTGCGCTCCGCAATGTTAATGCGCTTGATTGCAGACTTGATGTTTGCCACGGCTCGAATCTAATTTGGGTGTAAGTGATCACAACTTTGGCGAAAATCTATCATAACAAAAGATGTTCCATCTCGCGTAAATTCTGCCAAGGTTGTCAAGGAAATGACCATGATTGAGAGAAAATCCGAGTTAAGCTAGACAACAGAGGGGTTACTCCGTCACTGGTGAAGGTGATTTAGCTCCCAACTTGTTCAGAAGCCCCCTAAGCATGTTTGCTGTGACAACCTGTTGGCAGGAGCACCGCAGCAAGCCCTATCGTTTTCCTTAGCCCGTTTTAACTTTGCATGGCAATGCTTCGAATTATCAACCAGGTTTCAGAAGCGCGAACGGAACTGCGGCGAATTTGCGATCGCACCTACGATGAGCAGATCATTCACAAAGAAGCCACGGTGCGAGAGGTGCTTCAAGCTGTTCAACGACAGGGCGATCGCGCTTTGATCCACTACACCGAAGAGTTTGACCAACGCACCCTGAAGTTGGAAGACCTACGCGTGAGCGGTTCTGAGTTGGATGCTGCCTATCAACAGGTGTCCAAAGAGCTCTTGGATGCTATCCAGCTAGCCCGTCGCAACATTGAAGCGTTTCACCGCCAGCGGGTACCCAAAAGCTGGGTACAATTTGGCGAGGATCAGGTGGTGCTCGGCAAGCGCTACACGCCGATCGATCGAGCAGGGCTCTATATTCCTGGGGGGCGGGCCTCCTACGTCAGCACGGTCTTGATGAATGCGGTACCGGCCAAAGTGGCGGGGGTGCCTCGCATCGTCATGGTGACGCCGCCGGGCCCGGAAAAAGCCGTGAATCCTGCCATTTTGGTGGCGGCTCAGGAGGCTGGTGTTCAGGAAATCTATCGCGTGGGTGGGGCCCAAGCGATCGCCGCCCTGGCCTACGGCACAGAAACCATTCCCAATGTTCACGTGATTACCGGGCCCGGCAATATCTATGTGACCCTGGCCAAAAAGCTGGTCTATGGCACCGTGGGCATTGATTCCCTAGCCGGGCCGTCAGAAGTGCTGGTCATTGCCGACCAGTCTGCCAATCCAGTCTATGTTGCCACCGATCTCCTAGCCCAGGCGGAGCACGATCCCATGGCTGCCGCTATTTTGATCACCACAGACGTCAGCCTTGGGCGACAGGTGGTTGCTGAAGTTGAGCGGCAGTTAGTTAACCATCCCCGACGGTTGCTCACCGAAAAAGCGATCGCTCACTATGGCTTGGTCGTGGTTGTAGACTCCCTCGATGTGGCCGTCGAACTCTCTAACGAATTTGCGCCAGAACATTTAGAGCTAGAAGTCACCGATCCCTGGGGGCTGATCGAAGG encodes:
- a CDS encoding TatD family hydrolase produces the protein MQLIDTHVHLNFESFQADLPDVAQAWRDAGVVRLVHSCVEPSEFPRIQAIADGFPEISFAVGLHPLDTDKWTGQTAAQIQDLAQSDQRVVAIGEMGLDFYKADDQDRQIEVFRSQLAIAHHLGLPIIVHCRDAAAAMQHILMEFFEQVGPVSGVMHCWSGTPEETQGFLDLGFYVSFSGIVTFKNAHQVQASAQHVPSDRLLIETDCPFLSPVPKRKERRNQPSHVRFVAEKLAELRGVSLEAIATQTTQNACNLFGITVPDVYASVEG
- the hisD gene encoding histidinol dehydrogenase, translated to MAMLRIINQVSEARTELRRICDRTYDEQIIHKEATVREVLQAVQRQGDRALIHYTEEFDQRTLKLEDLRVSGSELDAAYQQVSKELLDAIQLARRNIEAFHRQRVPKSWVQFGEDQVVLGKRYTPIDRAGLYIPGGRASYVSTVLMNAVPAKVAGVPRIVMVTPPGPEKAVNPAILVAAQEAGVQEIYRVGGAQAIAALAYGTETIPNVHVITGPGNIYVTLAKKLVYGTVGIDSLAGPSEVLVIADQSANPVYVATDLLAQAEHDPMAAAILITTDVSLGRQVVAEVERQLVNHPRRLLTEKAIAHYGLVVVVDSLDVAVELSNEFAPEHLELEVTDPWGLIEGVRHAGAIFLGSSTPEAIGDYLAGPNHTLPTSGAARYASALGVETFMKHSSLIQYSPTALRKVANAIDLLATCEGLPSHADSVKRRIEDADDSQDP
- the rpsT gene encoding 30S ribosomal protein S20 — its product is MANIKSAIKRINIAERNRLRNKFYRSASRTLIKRYFTALDAYAANPTPEAQQEVEQRISAAYSKIDKAVKRGVLHSNTGARRKARLAKALKEKMAAASS